One region of Citrus sinensis cultivar Valencia sweet orange chromosome 6, DVS_A1.0, whole genome shotgun sequence genomic DNA includes:
- the LOC102619714 gene encoding zinc finger CCCH domain-containing protein ZFN-like isoform X1, producing MQFEAGISLSRGAAVTEGPSLSPSLNQDALWQMNLRTNEAMESGSLPERPGEPDCSYYIRTGLCRFGATCRFNHPPNRKLAIATARIKGDYPERLGQPECQYYLKTGTCKFGATCKFHHPRDKAGIAGRVSLNVLGYPLRPNEIECAYYLRTGQCKFGSTCKFHHPQPNNMMVSLRGSPVYPTVQSPTTPSQQSYAGGITNWSRASFIPSPRWQGPSSYAPMLLPQGMVSVPGWNTYSGQLGSVSSSENLQQTSGNSQIYGASRQTEPSNSGSQGTMSPFRSGSIPVGFYALQRESVFPERPGQPECQFYMKTGDCKFGAVCRFHHPRERLLPVPDCVLSPIGLPLRPGEPLCIFYSRYGICKFGPSCKFDHPMGIFTYNLSASSSADAPVRRFLGSSSATGALNLSSEGLVEAGSGRRLSLPETRQMSSGDDEIDTEG from the exons ATGCTTTGTGGCAAATGAACTTGAGAACAAATGAAGCAATGGAATCCGGGTCCTTGCCTGAGCGTCCTGGGGAGCCGGACTGTTCTTACTACATCAGAACAGGCCTCTGTAGATTTGGGGCAACATGTCGATTTAATCATCCTCCTAACAGGAAGCTG GCCATTGCCACAGCAAGGATAAAGGGTGATTACCCAGAACGACTTGGACAACCTGAATGCCAG TACTATCTGAAGACAGGAACATGCAAGTTTGGAGCCACATGCAAGTTTCATCATCCAAGAGACAAGGCTGGGATTGCTGGAAGAGTCTCCTTAAATGTTTTGGGCTATCCACTACGCCCG AATGAGATTGAGTGTGCTTATTATCTAAGAACTGGACAATGCAAGTTTGGAAGCACGTGTAAATTCCACCATCCTCAACCAAACAACATGATGGTTTCTTTGCGAGGCTCTCCTGTTTATCCAACTGTTCAATCTCCGACTACTCCCAGTCAACAGTCGTATGCTGGAGGAATTACTAACTGGTCTAGGGCATCTTTTATTCCCAGCCCACGCTGGCAAGGTCCTTCAAGTTATGCACCGATGCTTCTACCTCAGGGGATGGTATCAGTTCCTGGTTGGAACACATACAGT GGTCAGCTGGGTTCAGTTTCTTCTTCTGAGAACCTGCAACAAACATCAGGAAACAGTCAAATTTATGGAGCCTCACGCCAGACTGAACCCTCAAATTCAGGGTCCCAAGGGACAATGTCTCCGTTTCGTTCTGGTTCTATTCCCGTAGGGTTTTATGCATTGCAAAGGGAGAGTGTATTTCCAGAGAGACCTGGCCAGCCTGAATGCCAGTTTTACATGAAGACTGGAGATTGTAAGTTTGGTGCTGTTTGTAGGTTCCATCATCCAAGAGAAAGACTACTCCCTGTTCCAGACTGTGTATTGAGTCCCATAGGTCTACCACTACGTCCG GGAGAACCTTTGTGCATCTTCTACTCTCGTTATGGCATATGCAAGTTTGGTCCAAGTTGCAAGTTTGATCACCCAATGGGAATTTTCACATACAATCTCTCTGCATCATCTTCAGCTGATGCCCCGGTCCGACGATTTTTGGGGTCATCATCTGCAACTGGTGCATTAAATTTATCGTCGGAAGGCCTAGTTGAAGCAGGCTCAGGCAGGCGACTTTCGTTACCTGAGACTAGACAGATGTCTTCCGGTGATGATGAGATTGACACAGAGGGATAA
- the LOC102619714 gene encoding zinc finger CCCH domain-containing protein ZFN-like isoform X2, whose protein sequence is MKQWNPGPCLSVLGSRTVLTTSEQASVDLGQHVDLIILLTGSWYKLQHVLTNICELKSKQKAIATARIKGDYPERLGQPECQYYLKTGTCKFGATCKFHHPRDKAGIAGRVSLNVLGYPLRPNEIECAYYLRTGQCKFGSTCKFHHPQPNNMMVSLRGSPVYPTVQSPTTPSQQSYAGGITNWSRASFIPSPRWQGPSSYAPMLLPQGMVSVPGWNTYSGQLGSVSSSENLQQTSGNSQIYGASRQTEPSNSGSQGTMSPFRSGSIPVGFYALQRESVFPERPGQPECQFYMKTGDCKFGAVCRFHHPRERLLPVPDCVLSPIGLPLRPGEPLCIFYSRYGICKFGPSCKFDHPMGIFTYNLSASSSADAPVRRFLGSSSATGALNLSSEGLVEAGSGRRLSLPETRQMSSGDDEIDTEG, encoded by the exons ATGAAGCAATGGAATCCGGGTCCTTGCCTGAGCGTCCTGGGGAGCCGGACTGTTCTTACTACATCAGAACAGGCCTCTGTAGATTTGGGGCAACATGTCGATTTAATCATCCTCCTAACAGGAAGCTGGTATAAGCTGCAGCATGTTTTGACAAATATTTGTGAACTCAAGAGTAAACAAAAG GCCATTGCCACAGCAAGGATAAAGGGTGATTACCCAGAACGACTTGGACAACCTGAATGCCAG TACTATCTGAAGACAGGAACATGCAAGTTTGGAGCCACATGCAAGTTTCATCATCCAAGAGACAAGGCTGGGATTGCTGGAAGAGTCTCCTTAAATGTTTTGGGCTATCCACTACGCCCG AATGAGATTGAGTGTGCTTATTATCTAAGAACTGGACAATGCAAGTTTGGAAGCACGTGTAAATTCCACCATCCTCAACCAAACAACATGATGGTTTCTTTGCGAGGCTCTCCTGTTTATCCAACTGTTCAATCTCCGACTACTCCCAGTCAACAGTCGTATGCTGGAGGAATTACTAACTGGTCTAGGGCATCTTTTATTCCCAGCCCACGCTGGCAAGGTCCTTCAAGTTATGCACCGATGCTTCTACCTCAGGGGATGGTATCAGTTCCTGGTTGGAACACATACAGT GGTCAGCTGGGTTCAGTTTCTTCTTCTGAGAACCTGCAACAAACATCAGGAAACAGTCAAATTTATGGAGCCTCACGCCAGACTGAACCCTCAAATTCAGGGTCCCAAGGGACAATGTCTCCGTTTCGTTCTGGTTCTATTCCCGTAGGGTTTTATGCATTGCAAAGGGAGAGTGTATTTCCAGAGAGACCTGGCCAGCCTGAATGCCAGTTTTACATGAAGACTGGAGATTGTAAGTTTGGTGCTGTTTGTAGGTTCCATCATCCAAGAGAAAGACTACTCCCTGTTCCAGACTGTGTATTGAGTCCCATAGGTCTACCACTACGTCCG GGAGAACCTTTGTGCATCTTCTACTCTCGTTATGGCATATGCAAGTTTGGTCCAAGTTGCAAGTTTGATCACCCAATGGGAATTTTCACATACAATCTCTCTGCATCATCTTCAGCTGATGCCCCGGTCCGACGATTTTTGGGGTCATCATCTGCAACTGGTGCATTAAATTTATCGTCGGAAGGCCTAGTTGAAGCAGGCTCAGGCAGGCGACTTTCGTTACCTGAGACTAGACAGATGTCTTCCGGTGATGATGAGATTGACACAGAGGGATAA
- the LOC102619409 gene encoding uncharacterized protein LOC102619409, which yields MSAYGVSFSLLFLLILANVISPNESSKINQANGSLSLESKSEEMVPLMEIKTVMMMNETRRKLNSFQICAVCTCCGGAKGLCLPSPCCYAINCNIPNKPFGFCSFTPQTCNCLRCHL from the exons ATGTCTGCTTATGGGGTCTCTTTCTCTCTGTTGTTTCTCCTGATTTTAGCTAATGTAATCAGTCCCAATGAATCAAGTAAAATAAACCAa GCAAATGGGTCATTGAGCTTGGAGTCTAAGAGTGAAGAAATGGTGCCATTAATGGAGATAAAGacggtgatgatgatgaatgaAACAAGAAGAAAGCTTAATAGTTTTCAGATATGTGCGGTTTGCACTTGCTGTGGTGGAGCTAAAGGCTTGTGCTTGCCATCTCCTTGTTGCTATGCCATTAATTGCAACATTCCCAATAAGCCCTTTGGCTTTTGTTCGTTCACTCCCCAAACCTGTAATTGCTTGAGATGCCATCTCTAA
- the LOC102618919 gene encoding uncharacterized protein LOC102618919 isoform X1, producing MSMKSTNIVSLFEDPHNRRSCVYSVVPAVSALFLILFFGAAFISPKYELKIEALPIPKFNKCQKCKPDGSEALPEGIVAKTSNLQMRPLWGFPKSDNSSFSLFAIAAGIKQSDLVDKMVTKFLSSNFSVMLFHYDGVVDQWKTFEWCDRVIHVSAANQTKWWFAKRFLHPDIVAEYSYIFLWDEDLGVEDFNPQKYVSIVKSEGLEISQPALDPAKSEVHHQITARSQRSIVHSRRTYKPGLCDKNSTAPPCTGWIEMMAPVFSRAAWRCVWYLIQNDLIHAWGLDMQLGYCAQGDRTKNVGVVDAEYVVHYGRPTLGVPEKKTDLLEIGFSPETENITHVMTKTSSHSHKKDPRLEVRRQSFLEFKIFKRRWIQAAKKDNCWIDPYSQSLK from the exons ATGAGCATGAAGTCCACAAATATT GTATCTCTGTTTGAAGATCCACACAATAGAAGATCGTGTGTTTATAGTGTTGTTCCAGCAGTTTCTGCACTATttctaatattattctttGGTGCTGCATTTATATCACCAAAATATGAATTg AAAATAGAAGCTTTGCCAATTCCAAAGTTCAATAAATGCCAG AAATGTAAGCCTGATGGAAGTGAGGCATTACCTGAAGGTATTGTCGCAAAGACATCCAACTTGCAGATGCGACCTTTATGGGGCTTTCCCAAG AGTGATAATTCTTCGTTCAGCTTATTCGCAATAGCTGCAGGAATAAAGCAAAGTGATCTAGTGGATAAAATGGTCACAAAG TTTTtatcaagtaatttttctgTGATGCTTTTCCATTATGATGGAGTCGTTGATCAATGGAAGACTTTTGAGTGGTGTGATAGAGTAATACATGTTTCTGCAGCTAATCAAACAAAATG GTGGTTTGCAAAGCGCTTCTTACATCCAGATATAGTTGCAGAATACAGTTACATTTTTCTTTGGGATGAGGACCTTGGTGTAGAAGATTTCAACCCTCAAAA GTATGTCTCAATTGTTAAGAGTGAAGGACTCGAGATATCACAGCCAGCACTTGATCCTGCCAAATCAGAGGTGCATCATCAAATTACTGCACGTAGCCAGAGGTCAATAGTGCACAG CAGAAGGACTTACAAGCCTGGACTTTGTGACAAGAACAGTACGGCACCTCCTTGCACAGG GTGGATAGAGATGATGGCCCCTGTTTTCTCAAGAGCTGCCTGGCGTTGTGTATGGTACCTGATTCAG AATGACTTAATCCATGCTTGGGGTCTTGATATGCAGCTCGGTTACTGTGCACAG GGTGATAGAACGAAAAATGTTGGTGTTGTTGATGCTGAGTATGTAGTCCATTATGGTCGCCCAACACTTGGAGTTCCAGAAAAAAAG ACAGATTTGTTGGAAATCGGTTTTAGCCCTGAAACAGAAAATATAACCCATGTAATGACAAAG ACATCATCTCATTCTCACAAGAAAGATCCACGATTGGAA GTGAGGAGACAGTCGTTCCTcgaattcaaaatttttaaaagacgATGGATACAAGCTGCCAAGAAAGATAATTGCTGGATTGATCCATATTCACAGTCATTGAAATAG
- the LOC102618919 gene encoding uncharacterized protein LOC102618919 isoform X2, translating into MSMKSTNIVSLFEDPHNRRSCVYSVVPAVSALFLILFFGAAFISPKYELKIEALPIPKFNKCQKCKPDGSEALPEGIVAKTSNLQMRPLWGFPKSDNSSFSLFAIAAGIKQSDLVDKMVTKFLSSNFSVMLFHYDGVVDQWKTFEWCDRVIHVSAANQTKWWFAKRFLHPDIVAEYSYIFLWDEDLGVEDFNPQKYVSIVKSEGLEISQPALDPAKSEVHHQITARSQRSIVHRRTYKPGLCDKNSTAPPCTGWIEMMAPVFSRAAWRCVWYLIQNDLIHAWGLDMQLGYCAQGDRTKNVGVVDAEYVVHYGRPTLGVPEKKTDLLEIGFSPETENITHVMTKTSSHSHKKDPRLEVRRQSFLEFKIFKRRWIQAAKKDNCWIDPYSQSLK; encoded by the exons ATGAGCATGAAGTCCACAAATATT GTATCTCTGTTTGAAGATCCACACAATAGAAGATCGTGTGTTTATAGTGTTGTTCCAGCAGTTTCTGCACTATttctaatattattctttGGTGCTGCATTTATATCACCAAAATATGAATTg AAAATAGAAGCTTTGCCAATTCCAAAGTTCAATAAATGCCAG AAATGTAAGCCTGATGGAAGTGAGGCATTACCTGAAGGTATTGTCGCAAAGACATCCAACTTGCAGATGCGACCTTTATGGGGCTTTCCCAAG AGTGATAATTCTTCGTTCAGCTTATTCGCAATAGCTGCAGGAATAAAGCAAAGTGATCTAGTGGATAAAATGGTCACAAAG TTTTtatcaagtaatttttctgTGATGCTTTTCCATTATGATGGAGTCGTTGATCAATGGAAGACTTTTGAGTGGTGTGATAGAGTAATACATGTTTCTGCAGCTAATCAAACAAAATG GTGGTTTGCAAAGCGCTTCTTACATCCAGATATAGTTGCAGAATACAGTTACATTTTTCTTTGGGATGAGGACCTTGGTGTAGAAGATTTCAACCCTCAAAA GTATGTCTCAATTGTTAAGAGTGAAGGACTCGAGATATCACAGCCAGCACTTGATCCTGCCAAATCAGAGGTGCATCATCAAATTACTGCACGTAGCCAGAGGTCAATAGTGCACAG AAGGACTTACAAGCCTGGACTTTGTGACAAGAACAGTACGGCACCTCCTTGCACAGG GTGGATAGAGATGATGGCCCCTGTTTTCTCAAGAGCTGCCTGGCGTTGTGTATGGTACCTGATTCAG AATGACTTAATCCATGCTTGGGGTCTTGATATGCAGCTCGGTTACTGTGCACAG GGTGATAGAACGAAAAATGTTGGTGTTGTTGATGCTGAGTATGTAGTCCATTATGGTCGCCCAACACTTGGAGTTCCAGAAAAAAAG ACAGATTTGTTGGAAATCGGTTTTAGCCCTGAAACAGAAAATATAACCCATGTAATGACAAAG ACATCATCTCATTCTCACAAGAAAGATCCACGATTGGAA GTGAGGAGACAGTCGTTCCTcgaattcaaaatttttaaaagacgATGGATACAAGCTGCCAAGAAAGATAATTGCTGGATTGATCCATATTCACAGTCATTGAAATAG